A region of Alkalinema sp. FACHB-956 DNA encodes the following proteins:
- the rpsC gene encoding 30S ribosomal protein S3, with translation MGQKIHPNGLRLGIIKEHRSRWFADSNRYPALLQEDHKIREFFTKNPLNLANLNKPGISDIRIERKADQIDLEIRTSRPGVVVGRGGSGIEELRTKLQKVLGGDRQIRINVVEVSRVDADAALIGEYIAEQLERRVSFRRVVRQAIQRAQRAGVEGIKIQVSGRLNGAEIARPEWTREGRVPLHTLRADIDYCYCTAQTIYGTLGIKIWVFNGERIPGQEIVEAAPTNQQPRRRQQRRRQQFEDRSNEG, from the coding sequence GTGGGACAAAAGATTCATCCAAATGGCTTACGCCTAGGCATTATTAAAGAGCACCGCTCTCGCTGGTTCGCTGATTCCAATCGCTACCCAGCCTTGCTGCAAGAGGATCACAAAATTCGGGAGTTTTTCACGAAGAATCCTCTTAACCTCGCTAACCTGAATAAGCCCGGTATTTCCGATATTCGGATTGAGCGTAAGGCGGATCAAATTGATCTGGAAATTCGCACCTCCCGTCCTGGGGTCGTGGTAGGTCGTGGCGGTTCTGGGATTGAAGAACTGCGCACCAAACTACAAAAGGTTCTAGGTGGCGATCGGCAGATTCGCATCAACGTTGTGGAAGTGTCCCGCGTCGATGCCGATGCAGCCCTGATTGGGGAATACATCGCAGAACAGCTGGAGCGTCGGGTTTCCTTCCGTCGTGTGGTTCGTCAAGCTATCCAACGCGCTCAACGGGCTGGGGTTGAAGGGATCAAAATCCAAGTCAGTGGCCGTCTGAACGGTGCGGAAATCGCCCGTCCGGAGTGGACTCGGGAAGGTCGTGTGCCCCTGCATACCCTGCGGGCGGATATCGACTACTGCTATTGCACTGCGCAAACCATCTACGGAACCCTTGGCATTAAGATTTGGGTGTTCAACGGTGAGCGTATTCCTGGCCAAGAAATTGTTGAAGCTGCTCCCACAAACCAGCAGCCTCGCCGTCGCCAACAGCGTCGTCGTCAGCAGTTTGAAGATCGTTCTAACGAAGGTTAA
- the rplP gene encoding 50S ribosomal protein L16, translating to MLSPRRTKFRKQQRGRMSGLATRGSSLNFGEFGLQATECSWITSRQIEASRRAMTRYIRRGGKIWIRIFPDKPVTARPAETRMGSGKGAPEYWVAVVKPGRILFEIAGVPEEVAREAMRLAQYKLPIKTKFITRPTSAAETEG from the coding sequence ATGTTAAGTCCAAGAAGAACTAAGTTCCGCAAACAGCAACGCGGACGGATGAGCGGTCTGGCGACCCGTGGTAGCAGCCTCAACTTCGGAGAATTTGGTCTGCAAGCTACGGAATGTAGCTGGATTACCTCCCGTCAGATTGAAGCTAGCCGTCGTGCCATGACCCGCTATATCCGCCGGGGTGGTAAGATTTGGATCCGTATTTTCCCAGATAAGCCTGTGACGGCTCGACCCGCAGAAACCCGGATGGGTTCCGGTAAAGGTGCTCCAGAATACTGGGTAGCGGTTGTGAAGCCAGGTCGGATTTTGTTTGAAATTGCGGGTGTTCCCGAAGAAGTGGCACGGGAAGCCATGCGTCTTGCTCAGTACAAACTGCCGATCAAGACCAAGTTTATTACACGTCCCACATCAGCTGCTGAGACGGAGGGTTAA
- a CDS encoding NAD(P)H-quinone oxidoreductase subunit N, with protein sequence MALITTGGKLIRDLESHGALGVYVPLEGGFEGRYRRRIRSKGYVSLSLTARGLGDVAMYLTGVHGVRPPHLGKKSATSDPAVGYRYFIPPIIETQLASLPPKCKGLLLWIIEGNILSNEELDFLANLPKLDPRVKVVVELGGDRSFRWTPLKETLAAA encoded by the coding sequence ATGGCACTAATTACGACTGGCGGCAAACTAATCCGAGATTTGGAGTCCCATGGTGCACTGGGCGTCTATGTCCCACTAGAAGGGGGCTTTGAAGGTCGCTATCGTCGCCGCATCCGATCGAAGGGATACGTTTCCCTCAGTCTGACGGCACGGGGCTTGGGCGATGTGGCCATGTACCTGACGGGCGTCCATGGGGTACGTCCACCTCACCTCGGCAAAAAAAGTGCAACCTCCGACCCCGCAGTCGGCTATCGCTACTTTATCCCTCCGATTATCGAAACCCAGTTGGCTAGCCTGCCGCCCAAGTGCAAGGGACTCTTGCTCTGGATTATCGAAGGTAATATTTTGTCCAACGAAGAATTAGACTTTTTGGCGAACCTGCCTAAGCTGGATCCGCGCGTTAAAGTCGTTGTTGAACTGGGAGGCGATCGGTCTTTCCGTTGGACTCCGTTAAAAGAAACCTTAGCTGCTGCTTAG
- the rplX gene encoding 50S ribosomal protein L24 — MAKIHVKTGDTVQVISGKDKGKIGEVIKALPGASQVVVQGVNIRTKHVKPQQEGESGQIQTSEAPIHSSKVMLYSTKEKTASRVCYTIKDGKKVRMLKKTGEIID, encoded by the coding sequence ATGGCGAAAATCCACGTTAAAACCGGTGACACCGTTCAGGTGATCTCAGGTAAAGATAAGGGCAAAATCGGCGAAGTGATTAAGGCACTCCCCGGTGCAAGCCAAGTTGTTGTGCAAGGCGTGAATATCCGGACGAAGCACGTCAAGCCTCAGCAAGAAGGCGAATCTGGGCAAATCCAAACCAGCGAAGCCCCCATCCATAGCTCCAAAGTGATGCTGTATTCCACCAAGGAAAAAACAGCTAGCCGCGTCTGCTACACCATCAAAGATGGTAAGAAAGTGCGCATGCTGAAGAAGACGGGCGAAATCATTGATTAG
- the rplD gene encoding 50S ribosomal protein L4 encodes MVDCVVKDWQGADKGNASLDLKVAKEESAAHIVHRALVRQLANARQGTACTKTRSEVSGGGRKPWRQKGTGRARAGSNRSPLWRGGGVIFGPKPRDYSQKMNRKERRLALRTALQSRVADLIAVEDFAANLERPKTKEVLAAFQRWGVEADSKVLLIVSERQENVWLSVRNVERVRIISASNLNVYDILAADQIVATASAIAKIQEVYGDD; translated from the coding sequence ATGGTTGATTGTGTCGTGAAAGACTGGCAAGGCGCAGATAAAGGCAACGCCTCGCTGGATCTCAAAGTTGCAAAAGAAGAAAGCGCAGCTCATATCGTGCACCGCGCCCTAGTTCGTCAATTGGCCAATGCTCGGCAAGGGACTGCCTGCACCAAGACTCGTTCTGAAGTCAGTGGGGGTGGCCGCAAGCCTTGGCGTCAAAAGGGAACGGGTCGTGCTCGGGCAGGTTCTAACCGTTCTCCCCTGTGGCGCGGCGGTGGTGTGATCTTCGGGCCGAAGCCTCGGGATTACAGCCAGAAGATGAACCGCAAGGAGCGTCGGTTAGCTCTGCGTACCGCATTGCAAAGCCGCGTGGCTGACTTGATTGCGGTAGAAGATTTTGCGGCTAATTTAGAGCGTCCCAAGACCAAAGAAGTGTTGGCTGCGTTCCAACGCTGGGGCGTAGAAGCGGATTCCAAGGTGCTGTTGATTGTTTCTGAGCGCCAAGAAAACGTTTGGTTGTCGGTTCGGAACGTAGAGCGGGTGCGGATTATTTCTGCAAGCAACCTGAACGTGTATGACATTTTGGCTGCGGATCAAATCGTAGCGACTGCATCTGCGATCGCAAAAATTCAGGAGGTTTACGGTGACGACTAA
- the rplV gene encoding 50S ribosomal protein L22 has protein sequence MAVALQPNEAKATAKYIRMSPRKVRRVLDQIRGRSYREALIILEFMPYRACEPILKVLRSAAANAEHNMGIDRASLTVAQAFADMGPSLKRFRPRAQGRAYQIRKPTCHITITVAPGAED, from the coding sequence ATGGCAGTTGCACTACAACCCAATGAAGCGAAAGCGACCGCGAAATATATCCGCATGTCTCCCCGTAAGGTGCGTCGTGTGTTGGATCAAATTCGAGGCCGCTCCTACCGGGAAGCGTTGATTATCCTGGAATTTATGCCCTACCGCGCCTGTGAACCGATTCTCAAGGTTCTGCGGTCTGCGGCAGCCAATGCGGAACACAATATGGGAATCGATCGGGCGTCCCTGACGGTGGCCCAAGCCTTTGCAGACATGGGGCCTTCCCTCAAGCGGTTCCGTCCTCGTGCCCAAGGTCGTGCTTATCAAATTCGTAAACCGACTTGCCACATCACAATCACCGTGGCACCCGGTGCAGAAGACTAA
- the rplN gene encoding 50S ribosomal protein L14, with the protein MIQQETYLNVADNSGARKLMCIRVVGGGNRRYAGVGDVIVAVVKDATPNMGVKKSDVVKAVVVRTRKTLRRDSGMSIRFDDNAAVIINNDGNPRGTRVFGPVARELRDKNFMKIVSLAPEVL; encoded by the coding sequence ATGATTCAACAGGAAACTTATTTGAATGTGGCGGATAACAGCGGCGCTCGGAAGCTGATGTGTATTCGTGTTGTGGGTGGTGGAAACCGCCGTTACGCTGGGGTTGGCGATGTTATCGTAGCCGTAGTTAAGGATGCTACGCCCAACATGGGCGTGAAAAAATCCGATGTGGTTAAGGCGGTTGTGGTGCGTACCCGCAAAACCCTGCGTCGTGATAGCGGTATGAGTATCCGCTTTGATGACAACGCAGCGGTCATCATCAACAATGATGGCAACCCACGGGGAACTCGTGTATTTGGGCCAGTGGCTCGTGAGCTGCGCGATAAGAACTTCATGAAGATTGTCTCGCTGGCTCCGGAGGTACTGTAA
- a CDS encoding HAD family hydrolase codes for MFLRPIAQAQGEFSAIQCVATDMDGTLTQQGKFSPALLQAFERLADRAIPVVIVTGRSAGWVSAISHYLPIAGAIAENGGLFYQGDRSEWLVPISDLQKHRQALSETFAALQSHFPQLQESSDNRFRLTDWTFDVQGLSRQQLQALSQCCEAQGWTMVYSTVQCHIKLPKQSKLQGLQQVLRLAFPTIDPQQVVTVGDSPNDESLFQMPLSVGVANVQHYVDQLSQLPQFVTQAEEGAGFCELVELMMSGEAQSAK; via the coding sequence ATGTTCCTAAGGCCGATCGCGCAGGCTCAGGGTGAGTTTTCTGCGATCCAATGTGTTGCAACGGATATGGATGGCACACTGACTCAACAGGGCAAATTCAGTCCAGCCCTGTTACAGGCATTTGAACGGTTGGCCGATCGCGCCATTCCTGTGGTGATTGTGACGGGTCGATCGGCGGGCTGGGTCAGTGCCATCAGTCATTACCTGCCCATTGCAGGGGCGATCGCGGAAAATGGGGGGCTGTTCTATCAGGGCGATCGTTCGGAATGGTTGGTGCCCATTTCAGACTTACAGAAGCATCGCCAAGCCTTGTCAGAGACCTTTGCAGCCTTGCAATCTCACTTTCCCCAGCTTCAGGAATCGTCAGACAATCGCTTTCGGCTCACAGATTGGACGTTTGATGTGCAAGGGCTTTCCCGTCAGCAGTTGCAAGCCCTAAGCCAATGCTGCGAGGCCCAGGGATGGACGATGGTCTACAGCACTGTGCAATGTCATATTAAACTTCCAAAACAAAGTAAATTGCAGGGCTTGCAGCAAGTTTTGCGGCTGGCGTTTCCGACGATCGACCCCCAGCAGGTGGTTACGGTTGGGGACAGCCCCAATGATGAAAGCTTGTTCCAGATGCCGCTTTCTGTGGGTGTGGCTAATGTGCAGCATTATGTTGATCAATTGTCCCAGCTCCCCCAGTTTGTCACCCAGGCAGAGGAAGGGGCGGGGTTCTGTGAACTGGTGGAGCTGATGATGTCTGGTGAAGCGCAATCTGCAAAATAA
- the rpmC gene encoding 50S ribosomal protein L29: MSLPNIEDARKLSDQELEDQILAVKRQLFELRFKKGTRQLEKPHEFKHAKHELAQLMTVERERQIKAATEAE; the protein is encoded by the coding sequence ATGTCTCTTCCTAATATTGAAGATGCACGCAAGCTCAGCGATCAGGAGCTTGAAGATCAAATTCTGGCTGTGAAACGGCAATTGTTCGAACTCCGTTTCAAGAAAGGTACCCGCCAGCTAGAGAAGCCCCACGAGTTCAAGCATGCAAAGCATGAACTGGCGCAACTGATGACCGTGGAGCGGGAGCGTCAAATCAAGGCAGCAACTGAAGCGGAGTAG
- the rpsS gene encoding 30S ribosomal protein S19, translating to MSRSLKKGPFVADHLLRKVEAAKAKNDNSVIKTWSRASTILPNMIGLTIAVHNGKTHVPVYVSEQMVGHKLGEFAPTRTFKGHGADKKARR from the coding sequence ATGTCTCGTTCATTGAAGAAAGGCCCCTTTGTTGCCGACCACCTGCTGCGTAAGGTTGAGGCGGCGAAGGCCAAAAATGATAACTCCGTCATCAAAACCTGGTCTCGGGCATCCACCATTTTGCCCAACATGATCGGTCTGACGATCGCCGTACACAACGGCAAAACCCACGTCCCCGTCTACGTGTCGGAACAAATGGTGGGTCACAAACTGGGTGAATTTGCTCCCACCCGTACCTTTAAGGGGCACGGTGCTGATAAGAAGGCGCGTCGCTAA
- a CDS encoding 50S ribosomal protein L23: MTTNFNPRDLADLIRRPIITEKATVALENNQYTFEVDPKAKKPEIKAAVEFLFDVKVTGISTQNPPYKSRRVGRFAGRKPHYKKAIVTLAEGDSITLFPEV; the protein is encoded by the coding sequence GTGACGACTAACTTTAACCCCCGTGATTTGGCGGATTTGATCCGTCGCCCGATTATCACTGAGAAGGCCACGGTTGCGCTGGAAAACAATCAGTACACCTTCGAAGTTGATCCCAAGGCCAAGAAGCCGGAAATTAAGGCCGCTGTTGAGTTTTTGTTCGACGTTAAAGTGACTGGGATCAGCACCCAGAACCCGCCGTACAAATCTCGTCGCGTTGGTCGCTTTGCAGGTCGGAAGCCGCACTACAAAAAAGCGATCGTGACGCTGGCGGAAGGGGATTCCATCACCCTGTTCCCCGAAGTTTAG
- the rpsQ gene encoding 30S ribosomal protein S17 has product MAVKQRVGLVVSDKMDKTVVVAVENRAAHPKYGKIVVRTKRYKAHDQENKCKVGDRVRIEETRPLSRTKRWAVVDILTTAQS; this is encoded by the coding sequence ATGGCAGTCAAACAGAGAGTTGGTTTAGTCGTTAGCGACAAAATGGACAAGACCGTAGTGGTGGCAGTGGAAAACCGCGCTGCTCACCCGAAGTACGGCAAAATCGTTGTCCGCACCAAGCGCTACAAAGCACATGATCAAGAGAACAAGTGCAAAGTGGGCGATCGCGTGCGCATCGAGGAAACTCGACCCCTCAGCCGTACCAAGCGCTGGGCTGTGGTTGACATCCTGACTACTGCTCAAAGCTAG
- the rplC gene encoding 50S ribosomal protein L3 — protein MAVGILGTKLGMTQVFDEAGRAIPVTVIQAGPCPITQVKTKETDGYVALQFAYGDVKEKNLSKAEKGHLKKSESAPLRHLTECRLKDVSGYELGQALTVEQFESGQLVDVIGTSIGRGFAGYQKRHNFKRGPMAHGSKNHRLPGSTGAGTTPGRVFPGKRMAGQYGNEQVTVKKLTVVRVDSDRNLLLVKGAIPGKPGGLVKIVPAKLVGGK, from the coding sequence GTGGCTGTTGGAATTCTCGGCACAAAGCTTGGGATGACCCAAGTATTTGATGAGGCAGGGAGAGCAATCCCTGTCACAGTGATTCAGGCAGGTCCCTGCCCGATTACTCAAGTTAAGACCAAAGAAACTGATGGGTATGTGGCACTTCAGTTTGCTTACGGCGATGTGAAGGAAAAGAACCTGAGCAAAGCTGAAAAGGGTCACCTGAAAAAATCTGAATCGGCTCCTCTGCGTCATCTGACGGAGTGTCGTTTGAAGGATGTGTCCGGCTACGAATTAGGTCAAGCACTAACCGTTGAGCAATTTGAGTCTGGCCAATTGGTAGATGTAATCGGAACCAGCATTGGTCGTGGCTTCGCAGGTTATCAAAAGCGCCATAACTTCAAGCGTGGACCCATGGCGCACGGTTCTAAGAACCACCGTCTGCCCGGTTCGACCGGTGCAGGTACAACTCCCGGTCGGGTTTTTCCTGGTAAGCGGATGGCCGGTCAGTACGGGAACGAGCAAGTCACGGTGAAAAAGCTGACCGTGGTGCGTGTCGATAGCGATCGCAACCTGCTGTTGGTGAAAGGTGCGATTCCTGGCAAACCCGGTGGCTTGGTGAAAATCGTTCCGGCCAAATTGGTTGGTGGTAAGTAA
- the rplB gene encoding 50S ribosomal protein L2, producing the protein MGIRNYRPYTAGTRDRSVADFKEVTKSEPEKSLVVSIHRSKGRNNRGVITCRHRGGGHKKLYRIIDFKRDKQGIPAKVVAIEYDPNRNARIALLHYQDGEKRYILHPVGLEVGATVVSGEGSPIEVGNAMPLSAIPLGTIVHNVELYPGRGGQMVRSAGAGAQVAAKDGDYVTLKLPSTEVRMVRRNCMATIGQVGNTEHRNLTLGKAGRTRHRGRRPEVRGSVMNPVDHPHGGGEGRAPIGRSGPVTPWGKPALGKKTRKKKKLSSALIVRRRRKSSKRGRGGRES; encoded by the coding sequence ATGGGTATTCGGAACTATCGCCCCTACACCGCAGGTACTCGCGATCGTAGCGTGGCGGATTTTAAAGAAGTTACCAAGAGCGAACCCGAAAAGTCGCTGGTTGTTTCCATCCACCGTTCTAAGGGTCGGAACAACCGTGGGGTCATCACCTGCCGTCATCGCGGCGGTGGTCACAAAAAGCTGTACCGCATCATTGACTTCAAGCGGGACAAGCAAGGGATCCCCGCTAAAGTTGTGGCGATCGAATACGATCCCAACCGCAACGCTCGGATTGCGCTGCTGCACTACCAAGATGGTGAGAAGCGCTATATCCTTCATCCCGTTGGCTTAGAAGTTGGTGCGACGGTTGTTTCTGGCGAAGGTTCGCCGATCGAAGTCGGTAATGCAATGCCGTTGTCTGCGATTCCCCTAGGGACGATCGTGCATAACGTCGAGCTCTATCCCGGTCGTGGTGGCCAGATGGTGCGTTCCGCAGGTGCGGGTGCCCAAGTCGCTGCAAAAGATGGCGATTACGTCACCCTGAAGTTGCCTTCCACGGAAGTTCGCATGGTGCGCCGTAATTGCATGGCCACGATTGGTCAAGTCGGCAACACCGAGCACCGCAACCTGACCCTGGGTAAAGCGGGTCGGACTCGCCATCGCGGTCGTCGTCCCGAAGTTCGGGGTAGCGTCATGAACCCCGTAGATCACCCCCACGGTGGTGGTGAAGGTCGGGCTCCCATCGGTCGTTCTGGCCCTGTTACGCCTTGGGGTAAACCGGCTCTGGGTAAGAAGACCCGTAAGAAGAAGAAACTCAGCAGTGCGCTGATTGTTCGTCGTCGCCGTAAGTCGTCCAAGCGTGGACGCGGCGGTCGTGAGTCATAA